One genomic region from Sphingobacterium multivorum encodes:
- a CDS encoding glycoside hydrolase family 2 TIM barrel-domain containing protein, translating into MELCKFKLSKGSWLALLLACSSLGNLSAQQAGPFLTPLPDQLATSKTSRILLNGQWSFRMANTKPVAIQVPGEWEMQGQHVAAGETAVYERLFDVPDDWEGNPVYIRFDGVSSHALVKVNDQVVGEHEGGFVAFQVDLTGKVNKGKNKLTVEIQANTISDILSCVSQYAVHTVGGILRKATLFTVPKVHISDAVVATDFDSKYVHAALKLAGLVQNSSNQQQQVQLHYVLRDADGKTVLEKSSDKIQLGVGCHKQIESLLAVKKPMHWSAETPYLYVLETALIADGKAIQTNKQKVGFREIEVVKNQLMVNGKPVKLRGVNRHEVHPLNGRASDPAIDRQDVVLFKQANVNYIRTSHYPPSEEFLNAADELGMYVESEAALSWIQHGASPIWRKWDYKDKRFLPVMLGANIDNVLSNRNHPSILFWSLGNESHWSPLWAEVNTRVKALDPTRPTSFHDQTWGGFNNGGSKADIANYHYPGIDGPAATDTMKRPTLFGEYAHLSTYNRRELLTDPGIRDAYNAPLVTFVDAIYKHSANLGGAIWSGIDDTFHLPDGRIVGYGPWGPIDGWRRPKPEYFGMKKAYSPVRIGTPQLKNGKVVVNIENRYDFLSLDQLKLVAIVDGKEVPFRAAIGPRTSSEVVLPIQADYGSLRIIAMDNQQNEVENELFEKVAKNQEKFSATELQLKQDSAYIYVKQGNVNYTFSRTYGKLLAVRKDGELILTKGPALALIEANAEDGGKPNVAGETYQNNIAPLKQYEQYTLFADAAEASQTGDSISVHFDLRYQQGTGKQKFVFLKNGLLRVEYEMVYQQGQEMNLYQAGLMLELPLSYDKLAWSRNGSFSTYPANHIGRNEGEAVLYALPLYEVEEHGKPQAKDWKDDANILGSNDFRSTKGNIYWASLHSPAAAVKVLSNGQQHARAWKQDQHIQWLIADYSNNGSEPFYGSPHSYGRKKLKKGDKLSGQIILKIN; encoded by the coding sequence ATGGAATTATGTAAATTCAAATTAAGCAAAGGAAGCTGGTTAGCGCTGTTGCTGGCCTGTTCGTCCCTGGGAAATCTGTCGGCACAACAGGCTGGACCATTTTTGACGCCCTTGCCCGACCAGTTGGCCACAAGTAAAACCAGCCGGATACTGTTAAATGGACAGTGGAGCTTCAGGATGGCCAATACGAAGCCCGTGGCCATTCAGGTACCGGGAGAATGGGAAATGCAAGGCCAGCATGTCGCTGCGGGTGAAACGGCAGTGTACGAGCGTTTGTTTGATGTACCCGACGATTGGGAAGGCAATCCAGTATACATTCGCTTTGACGGAGTCAGTTCACATGCGCTTGTCAAGGTAAACGATCAGGTAGTTGGTGAACATGAAGGTGGATTTGTAGCTTTTCAGGTCGACCTAACTGGAAAGGTCAACAAAGGAAAAAATAAACTGACTGTAGAAATTCAGGCCAATACCATCAGTGATATATTGTCTTGTGTGTCTCAGTACGCAGTGCATACTGTGGGTGGAATTTTGCGCAAAGCAACTTTGTTTACAGTGCCTAAGGTGCATATTTCGGATGCGGTGGTTGCAACTGATTTCGATTCAAAATATGTCCATGCAGCGCTTAAACTTGCGGGCTTGGTACAAAATAGTTCAAACCAGCAGCAGCAGGTTCAATTGCACTACGTACTCCGAGATGCTGACGGCAAGACAGTGCTTGAAAAATCCTCCGACAAGATTCAGCTTGGGGTAGGGTGCCATAAACAGATCGAAAGTCTATTAGCAGTAAAAAAACCGATGCACTGGTCGGCGGAGACACCTTACCTCTATGTGTTGGAAACGGCATTAATTGCGGATGGAAAGGCGATACAGACCAACAAGCAAAAGGTCGGATTTCGTGAAATTGAAGTCGTCAAAAATCAGTTGATGGTAAACGGCAAACCCGTCAAATTGAGAGGGGTCAATCGACATGAGGTACATCCGCTGAATGGTCGAGCATCTGATCCGGCAATAGATCGGCAGGATGTTGTTTTATTTAAACAGGCCAATGTCAATTACATCCGCACGTCGCACTACCCGCCATCGGAAGAATTTTTGAATGCGGCAGACGAGTTGGGAATGTATGTGGAGAGTGAAGCGGCTTTGAGCTGGATACAACATGGTGCATCACCGATTTGGCGAAAATGGGACTACAAAGACAAACGTTTTTTGCCCGTCATGTTGGGGGCAAACATCGATAATGTACTGAGCAACCGCAATCATCCGTCGATATTATTCTGGTCGCTGGGCAATGAGTCGCATTGGAGCCCGCTGTGGGCTGAAGTCAATACGCGTGTGAAGGCCTTGGATCCAACGCGTCCAACCAGTTTTCACGATCAGACCTGGGGTGGCTTTAATAATGGCGGAAGTAAAGCGGATATTGCCAATTACCACTATCCGGGTATCGATGGTCCTGCGGCTACCGATACCATGAAAAGGCCCACTTTATTTGGTGAATATGCCCATTTGTCGACCTACAACCGGCGTGAATTGCTGACCGACCCTGGTATCCGCGATGCTTATAATGCCCCCTTAGTAACTTTTGTTGATGCTATCTATAAGCATTCGGCCAACTTGGGTGGTGCTATATGGAGTGGAATCGATGATACCTTTCATCTGCCCGATGGACGTATCGTGGGTTATGGACCTTGGGGACCGATTGATGGATGGCGTAGGCCAAAACCAGAGTATTTTGGAATGAAAAAGGCTTATTCGCCTGTCAGGATCGGTACACCGCAATTGAAGAATGGTAAAGTGGTGGTCAATATTGAAAACAGATACGATTTTCTTTCCCTTGATCAGCTCAAACTTGTGGCCATTGTAGATGGTAAGGAGGTTCCTTTTAGGGCAGCGATTGGACCGCGGACGAGTAGCGAGGTCGTTTTACCGATCCAAGCGGATTATGGCTCATTGCGAATTATTGCCATGGACAATCAGCAAAACGAGGTTGAAAATGAGCTTTTTGAGAAAGTTGCCAAAAATCAGGAAAAGTTTTCGGCTACGGAATTACAGCTCAAACAAGATTCGGCGTATATTTATGTAAAGCAGGGAAATGTGAATTATACTTTCAGCCGAACCTATGGCAAATTGCTTGCTGTGCGCAAAGATGGTGAGCTTATTTTGACGAAGGGGCCGGCGTTAGCGCTCATCGAAGCAAATGCGGAAGATGGGGGCAAGCCAAATGTGGCGGGAGAGACCTATCAAAATAACATTGCGCCATTGAAACAGTACGAGCAGTATACCTTATTTGCGGATGCTGCAGAAGCCAGTCAGACAGGCGACAGTATAAGTGTTCACTTCGACCTGCGGTATCAGCAAGGCACCGGAAAACAAAAATTTGTTTTCCTTAAAAATGGCCTATTGCGGGTGGAGTATGAAATGGTTTATCAGCAGGGACAGGAAATGAATCTCTATCAAGCTGGTCTGATGCTAGAATTGCCTTTATCTTACGATAAGTTGGCATGGTCGCGAAATGGATCATTTTCCACTTATCCTGCCAATCATATCGGACGCAACGAGGGGGAGGCTGTATTGTATGCCCTACCGTTGTATGAAGTAGAAGAGCACGGTAAGCCACAAGCGAAAGATTGGAAAGACGATGCCAATATATTGGGTTCGAACGACTTTAGGTCGACAAAGGGAAATATTTACTGGGCAAGTTTGCATAGCCCTGCCGCAGCGGTAAAGGTATTGTCGAATGGACAGCAGCATGCAAGAGCCTGGAAACAGGATCAGCATATACAATGGTTGATAGCTGATTATTCGAATAATGGCTCGGAGCCTTTTTATGGATCGCCGCATAGCTATGGGCGCAAAAAGTTAAAAAAAGGCGATAAGTTAAGCGGACAGATTATTCTTAAGATAAATTAA
- a CDS encoding RraA family protein — protein sequence MKKNYLVEWANDGELFELIRKELFTAVIGDVMDKMGLFHQFLPPNIRPLKSDLFLIGRAMTVLEADVCGNAEQQSKNPVLAKSFGFMLEALDDLRPGEIYICSGSSPDYALWGEIMSARAKTLGAHGAIVNGYSRDTVGILALEFPCFSMGCYAQDQAPRGKVIDWRVPIHFGNVLIKDGDMLIGDIDGVCVVPREHEQEVFARAFEKARAEKVVLNKVMEGMGAKEAFEKYGIM from the coding sequence ATGAAAAAAAACTATCTGGTGGAATGGGCAAATGATGGGGAGCTTTTTGAGCTGATCCGTAAGGAACTTTTTACAGCTGTCATTGGGGACGTGATGGACAAAATGGGATTGTTCCATCAATTTCTGCCACCGAATATAAGGCCGTTAAAATCAGATTTGTTTTTAATTGGTCGGGCAATGACGGTATTGGAGGCCGATGTTTGCGGAAATGCTGAACAACAGTCGAAGAATCCTGTACTGGCTAAATCATTTGGATTTATGCTTGAAGCTTTGGATGATCTACGTCCGGGCGAGATTTATATTTGCAGTGGCTCTTCGCCTGACTATGCGCTTTGGGGGGAGATTATGAGTGCGCGGGCCAAAACATTGGGTGCACATGGGGCGATTGTCAATGGCTACTCAAGAGATACCGTGGGGATTTTGGCACTTGAATTTCCTTGTTTCTCGATGGGCTGTTATGCACAGGATCAGGCACCACGAGGAAAGGTTATTGACTGGCGTGTTCCCATCCATTTTGGGAATGTCCTGATCAAGGATGGCGATATGCTGATCGGCGATATTGATGGTGTCTGCGTGGTACCACGCGAACATGAACAGGAGGTTTTCGCTCGGGCATTTGAAAAAGCGAGAGCAGAAAAAGTCGTATTGAATAAGGTTATGGAAGGCATGGGTGCCAAAGAAGCATTTGAAAAATATGGAATTATGTAA